Proteins found in one Mycoplasma sp. 1578d genomic segment:
- a CDS encoding MAGa7180 family putative nuclease → MVKRKYYNNIHYVIDEEQKIVVLKPEFHAELLSFDKFKGFKKIGGSTIGDVLLTGGFKSQFSAFCHIARLKLPVLAKKYVNAGTILEPRVFDAFRNAYPNEQILNYQAHEYNYNFFEGKNDYIIGVPDGFLPSKNCVLEIKTAGESKIDKWNKEVEPSYRKQAQLYAYLMNAERYKIIALFLKEDQGDYLHPELVDLKKRKIKAYDFVVNYAEAQDDIEKVKQWFVHHTQTGVSPQYNLSIDTDQIEYLKCSTPQEWENLLNHWIKIGKADPDCQA, encoded by the coding sequence ATGGTAAAACGAAAATACTACAACAATATTCATTATGTTATTGATGAAGAACAAAAAATTGTGGTTTTAAAACCAGAGTTTCATGCTGAATTATTAAGTTTTGATAAATTTAAAGGATTTAAGAAAATTGGTGGGAGCACCATTGGAGATGTGCTATTAACTGGTGGATTTAAATCACAATTTTCAGCCTTTTGTCATATCGCTCGCCTAAAACTTCCAGTTTTAGCAAAAAAATATGTTAATGCTGGGACTATTTTAGAACCTCGTGTCTTTGATGCATTTCGGAACGCATATCCAAATGAACAAATTTTAAATTATCAAGCACATGAATATAATTACAACTTTTTTGAAGGAAAAAACGATTATATTATCGGAGTTCCAGATGGTTTTTTGCCAAGCAAAAATTGTGTTTTGGAAATCAAAACCGCTGGAGAATCTAAAATTGATAAATGAAACAAAGAAGTAGAACCTTCATATCGCAAGCAAGCTCAACTTTATGCTTATTTAATGAACGCAGAGCGTTATAAAATCATTGCTTTATTTTTAAAAGAAGATCAAGGCGATTATCTTCACCCTGAGCTAGTTGATTTAAAAAAACGTAAAATTAAAGCTTATGATTTTGTGGTTAATTATGCTGAAGCTCAAGATGATATTGAAAAAGTTAAACAATGGTTTGTTCACCACACTCAAACCGGAGTCTCGCCACAATATAATTTATCAATTGATACTGATCAAATTGAATATTTAAAATGTTCTACCCCTCAAGAATGAGAGAATTTACTTAATCATTGAATCAAAATTGGCAAAGCCGATCCTGATTGTCAAGCATAA
- a CDS encoding MSC_0775 family lipoprotein → MKKYKIFKKFILPTSVISGVSSALALASCTSTNNSIKITYSNEISSSNMLDDMQAKLNLASSSEFFLFPKDVNVSNIKFTDFTRNNYIGQYVEFNKDNLKKLLKKEFPNEQAFIDSLKFKIRYHDIRQNENNINQTIIPVELRHDLNSDKHLYEIRTIDFVVNNLGSKTDPKLEKLTGKFNEFTQLLKVNKPTVSINSDDKIVKKVIGNDRLDELSNEQLNQLFTIELPQVITQKINELWEKDNINTNIFVDNVSFDSKLNQAIVSLRVALADQNDEVQEFLKKPENKEKTFTKAQLLQEVGKLSKLNIGTNVSLSVNYSNSTLNSYLLNEQLAQLVKINIKEGTVASYNFKTMKISDFTFYKPEQFSSLTLESTKALDSKNAQFTFKAKDAKNGQEYTFTKHLGLGKYADFFKQELAEENQKAYNFITGPLTREDLTKVNAQIFSLYGNKILSGGYDELRGFYASSPRYPYQLHLGEDYLAKEKTPILAPYDGEILGIVYHDYVDQAKNLAQGIGTTLLMRVKVADLNLSPREKEMYFKDSEYAYIGMIHLDQELTFKNQELGIGSKQRETTSGTNRSVDTYATVLDPKTNQQVAITPTNPLKVTKGQIIAYIGKTSENGGWMTHVHVTVTASGTKNWNANGFYSQRKDYYESRIKSYTPDGKSFNWAGIRAQGVLSSSTDFAHQTNPKSPAIDPKTGKTLTPKADGKGNYEFAVLPIQDKELRDGLRDPNILFKVRSKETYAFDINDLFKINQ, encoded by the coding sequence ATGAAAAAATATAAAATATTTAAAAAATTCATTTTACCTACATCGGTAATTAGTGGAGTTTCTAGTGCACTAGCGTTGGCATCGTGCACTAGTACAAATAATTCTATTAAAATTACCTATAGCAATGAAATATCATCAAGTAACATGCTTGATGATATGCAAGCTAAATTAAATCTTGCATCTTCATCTGAATTCTTTTTATTCCCTAAAGATGTAAATGTAAGCAATATTAAATTTACCGATTTTACGAGAAACAATTACATTGGACAATATGTCGAATTTAATAAAGATAATTTAAAAAAACTACTCAAAAAAGAATTTCCAAACGAGCAAGCATTTATTGATAGTTTAAAATTTAAAATTAGATACCACGATATTCGTCAAAATGAGAATAATATTAATCAAACTATTATTCCAGTTGAATTAAGACATGATTTGAATAGTGATAAACATTTATATGAAATTAGAACTATTGATTTTGTGGTAAATAATTTAGGTTCAAAAACAGACCCTAAATTAGAAAAATTAACTGGTAAATTTAACGAATTTACACAGTTGTTAAAAGTAAATAAACCAACAGTTTCAATTAATAGTGATGACAAAATAGTTAAAAAAGTAATTGGAAATGATCGTTTAGATGAATTATCAAACGAACAATTAAACCAATTGTTCACTATTGAATTACCTCAAGTAATCACTCAAAAAATTAACGAACTATGAGAAAAAGATAATATTAACACTAATATCTTTGTAGATAATGTTTCATTTGATTCTAAATTAAATCAAGCAATAGTTTCATTAAGAGTTGCCCTTGCCGATCAAAATGACGAAGTTCAAGAGTTTCTTAAAAAACCGGAAAATAAGGAAAAAACATTCACAAAAGCTCAACTTTTACAAGAAGTTGGGAAACTTTCAAAATTAAATATTGGAACTAATGTTTCATTAAGTGTTAATTATTCAAATAGCACTCTTAATTCGTATTTACTTAATGAACAATTAGCTCAATTAGTTAAGATAAACATTAAAGAAGGAACTGTAGCTTCATATAATTTTAAAACAATGAAAATCAGTGACTTTACTTTTTATAAACCTGAACAATTTTCAAGTTTAACCCTTGAAAGTACAAAAGCACTTGATTCAAAAAATGCACAATTTACTTTTAAAGCCAAAGATGCAAAAAATGGGCAAGAATATACCTTTACTAAACACTTAGGATTAGGAAAATATGCAGATTTCTTTAAACAAGAATTAGCTGAAGAAAATCAAAAAGCATATAATTTTATAACTGGACCACTCACTAGAGAAGATCTTACTAAAGTTAATGCGCAAATTTTTAGTCTTTATGGAAACAAAATTCTTAGTGGTGGATATGATGAATTAAGAGGATTTTATGCTTCTTCACCAAGATATCCATACCAACTTCACCTTGGAGAAGATTATTTAGCAAAGGAAAAAACACCAATATTAGCTCCATATGATGGAGAAATTTTAGGAATTGTTTACCATGATTATGTTGATCAAGCTAAAAATCTTGCTCAAGGAATTGGTACCACCTTGCTAATGAGGGTAAAAGTTGCTGATTTAAACCTTTCGCCAAGAGAAAAAGAAATGTATTTTAAAGATTCAGAGTACGCTTACATTGGAATGATTCACCTTGATCAAGAATTAACCTTTAAAAATCAAGAATTAGGAATTGGCTCAAAACAAAGAGAAACCACATCAGGAACAAACCGATCTGTTGATACATATGCAACTGTGCTTGATCCCAAAACTAATCAACAAGTAGCAATTACTCCAACTAATCCACTTAAAGTTACCAAAGGACAAATCATTGCTTACATTGGTAAAACTAGCGAAAATGGTGGATGAATGACACACGTGCATGTGACAGTAACAGCGTCAGGAACTAAAAACTGAAATGCAAACGGATTTTATTCACAAAGAAAAGATTACTACGAATCAAGAATTAAATCATATACTCCTGATGGTAAAAGCTTTAATTGAGCTGGAATTAGAGCTCAAGGTGTTTTAAGCAGTTCAACCGATTTTGCTCATCAAACTAATCCAAAATCTCCAGCGATTGACCCTAAAACCGGAAAAACTCTAACCCCAAAAGCTGACGGTAAAGGTAATTATGAATTTGCTGTTCTTCCGATTCAAGATAAAGAACTTAGAGACGGTTTAAGAGATCCAAACATTTTATTTAAAGTGCGTAGTAAAGAAACTTACGCTTTTGATATTAACGATTTATTTAAAATTAATCAATAA
- a CDS encoding Eco57I restriction-modification methylase domain-containing protein — protein MNKSRIENLKELDGIIQGRIEPYIYAFSTNTIPNYLKIGDTYRGVLTRLNEWRFIYPCLEKKYENKALVNDHIYFRDFSIHQFLEQDLNKQRLQEKELSSKILYSKEFFKDTISQEIDKAIEDIKDNYNRNTGKYKYYKIDDKASQDFQYQRGESWTLRPNQQLAVDKFVQAWQNGRTNLLMYAVMRFGKSFTALCCALEMKANLVLVVSAKADVKEEWKKTVESAGNFKDYRFLDSENLSRNPNAIKDTLSSQKVVIFLTLQDLQGNKTKAKHKELLNQLFDLLIIDETHFGARAQSFGQKIENTSHSNSEQKYIKNLNDEVIDPEIAKEQVNSIKAKIKLHLSGTPYQILMGSEFEKEDVISFVQFYDIFKEQEQWNKDNLYKDNVNEWDNPYYGFPQMIRFAFNPNESSRRKMEELKSTKISVSLSDLFEPQSIIKDRKEMYKKFTNQNEVLDLLQVIDGSKEDEDLLGFLDYDKIKQGNMCRHMVMVLPYCASCDAMEELIKSNKNIFKNLGDYEIINISGLNARRKYRKPIDIKNKIRKCEKENKKTLTLTVNRMLTGSTVEQWDSMLYLKDSSSPQEYDQSIFRLQNQYIRILKNKDGDLIKENLKPQTLLVDFDPNRMFRMQEQKSLIYNANIEQNGNSKLRDRIAKELRISPIIVMNKNKIHQVEPSDILKIASEYNNQKSILDKVLDIPIDFSILNDKDVRMVIQSQGEFNSKQGLEITPFEGIQDELNIDELNDNNYNSSSKDEPSSKSKNKLKKDKLKKLEKQIRTYYQRLLFFAFLTKDKVHSLDDILNVINKKENNRIAENLQLEKEEINKMSKSMKNPFKKSMLDYKIQNTSMLAHDEELTPLERTLRAIKNFNRMSEYEIITPSKICDDMVNSLPKKEIKQIVRNKEKFLDIASKSGEYALALYKRLTNELEYHHDEIKDLIYSIPTSSVAYEFTRKFYEILDLNLENISSHFNSINLIEENHLKEKDTTIADTNLDFKKINNLLTQDKKFSEITMKDEIKPGDNMIKFGAVVGNPPYQKNLIKNNDNLSLEDESQIKKNTSLSKQLFPYFVMIGMQLSNNYTSMIIPARWFAGKGQDGSFVKFRKFIKNKNNIFQLHLFEDSQVIFEDVKLAGGVCYFLSDRKNNEKLDFIKHNSNEKETKQERELFFGDLEFILRDKRDYFILAKILKNNFASLNQITQPRNAFGISGKNEYVKKISKEQAFKNGYELMCRENKIRYISRDKVLKNKELFDNYKIFISKTAKFNPLDKKILKEPLVANRKTACTDSFIPIGNFKSLKEAKSLEKYIKTRFFRFFVSLLKISQNTCQNVYEFVPMQNFTSRSDIDWAQSIGAVDEQLFNKYNLSTSEKEYIKTSIEEMN, from the coding sequence ATGAACAAAAGTAGGATTGAAAATTTAAAAGAATTAGATGGGATAATTCAAGGACGAATTGAACCATACATATATGCTTTTTCAACTAATACCATTCCAAATTATTTAAAAATCGGAGATACTTATCGTGGGGTTTTAACTCGATTAAATGAATGAAGATTTATTTATCCATGTCTTGAGAAAAAATACGAAAACAAAGCACTTGTTAACGATCATATTTACTTTAGAGACTTTTCAATTCATCAATTTTTAGAACAAGATTTAAATAAGCAACGTTTGCAAGAGAAAGAATTATCGAGTAAAATTCTTTACAGTAAAGAATTTTTTAAAGATACAATATCTCAGGAAATAGATAAAGCAATTGAAGATATTAAAGATAATTATAATAGGAATACTGGTAAATATAAATATTACAAAATTGATGACAAAGCATCTCAAGACTTCCAATATCAAAGAGGAGAGTCTTGAACATTAAGACCAAATCAACAATTAGCTGTTGATAAATTTGTACAAGCTTGACAAAACGGAAGAACCAATCTGCTAATGTATGCAGTGATGCGTTTTGGTAAATCGTTTACCGCACTTTGTTGTGCATTAGAAATGAAGGCTAATTTAGTTTTAGTTGTATCAGCCAAAGCAGATGTTAAGGAAGAATGAAAGAAAACAGTTGAAAGTGCTGGTAATTTTAAAGATTATCGTTTTTTAGATTCAGAGAATTTATCAAGAAATCCAAATGCAATTAAGGATACATTATCGAGTCAAAAAGTAGTTATATTTTTAACATTACAAGATCTTCAAGGTAACAAAACTAAGGCTAAGCACAAAGAATTATTAAATCAATTATTTGATTTATTAATTATTGACGAAACCCATTTTGGAGCACGAGCTCAATCATTTGGGCAAAAAATAGAAAACACATCTCATTCTAACTCTGAACAAAAATATATTAAAAACCTAAATGATGAAGTGATTGATCCTGAAATAGCTAAAGAACAAGTTAATAGTATAAAGGCAAAAATTAAACTTCATCTCTCGGGTACCCCTTATCAGATCTTAATGGGCAGTGAATTTGAAAAAGAAGATGTTATCTCATTTGTGCAATTTTACGATATTTTTAAAGAACAAGAACAATGAAATAAAGATAATTTATATAAGGATAATGTTAATGAATGAGATAATCCTTATTATGGTTTTCCACAAATGATTCGGTTTGCTTTTAACCCAAATGAATCTTCACGTAGAAAAATGGAAGAGCTAAAAAGCACAAAAATTAGCGTTTCTCTTTCTGATTTATTTGAACCACAGTCAATTATAAAAGACCGAAAAGAAATGTATAAAAAATTCACAAATCAAAACGAAGTACTTGATTTGCTACAGGTAATTGATGGTAGCAAAGAAGATGAAGATTTACTAGGATTTTTGGATTATGACAAAATTAAACAAGGTAATATGTGTAGACACATGGTTATGGTGCTACCATATTGTGCTTCTTGTGATGCAATGGAAGAGCTCATTAAATCAAATAAAAACATTTTTAAAAATTTAGGTGATTACGAGATCATAAACATTTCAGGTTTAAATGCAAGAAGAAAATATAGGAAACCAATTGATATCAAAAATAAAATTCGAAAATGTGAAAAAGAGAATAAAAAAACTTTAACACTTACAGTAAATCGAATGTTAACTGGTTCAACCGTGGAACAATGAGATTCTATGCTTTATTTGAAAGATAGTTCTTCACCACAAGAGTATGATCAGTCCATTTTTAGACTTCAAAATCAATATATTCGAATATTAAAAAATAAAGATGGCGACTTAATTAAAGAGAATCTTAAACCTCAAACATTACTTGTAGATTTTGATCCAAACAGAATGTTTAGAATGCAAGAGCAAAAATCATTAATTTATAATGCTAATATTGAGCAGAATGGTAATAGTAAATTAAGAGATAGAATAGCCAAAGAATTACGCATTTCTCCAATTATTGTGATGAATAAAAATAAAATTCATCAAGTAGAACCCAGTGATATTTTAAAAATAGCTAGTGAATATAATAATCAAAAAAGCATTTTAGATAAGGTCTTAGATATCCCGATTGATTTCTCAATACTTAATGATAAAGATGTAAGAATGGTAATCCAAAGTCAAGGAGAATTTAATTCCAAACAAGGACTAGAAATTACTCCATTTGAAGGAATACAAGACGAATTAAATATTGACGAATTAAATGATAATAATTATAATTCATCGAGCAAAGACGAACCTTCTTCTAAATCAAAAAATAAGTTAAAAAAAGATAAACTCAAAAAACTCGAAAAACAAATCAGGACTTATTATCAAAGATTATTATTTTTTGCTTTTTTAACTAAAGATAAGGTCCATTCATTAGATGATATTTTAAATGTAATAAACAAAAAAGAAAATAATAGAATTGCTGAAAATTTACAATTAGAAAAAGAAGAAATCAATAAAATGTCTAAATCAATGAAGAATCCATTTAAAAAAAGTATGTTAGATTATAAAATCCAAAATACTTCAATGCTTGCTCATGACGAAGAACTTACACCCCTTGAAAGAACCCTTAGAGCTATAAAAAACTTTAATAGAATGTCAGAATATGAAATTATAACACCTTCAAAAATTTGTGATGATATGGTTAATTCATTACCTAAAAAAGAAATTAAACAAATAGTTAGAAATAAAGAAAAGTTCCTAGATATTGCAAGTAAATCAGGAGAATATGCATTAGCTTTATATAAAAGGTTAACAAACGAATTAGAATATCATCATGATGAAATAAAAGATCTTATTTATTCAATTCCTACATCTTCTGTAGCGTATGAATTTACTAGAAAATTTTATGAAATTTTAGATCTTAATTTAGAAAATATTTCAAGTCACTTCAATTCAATCAATTTAATTGAAGAAAACCATTTAAAAGAAAAAGATACGACGATAGCTGATACAAATTTAGATTTTAAAAAAATAAATAATTTATTAACACAAGATAAAAAATTTAGCGAAATAACAATGAAAGATGAAATAAAACCAGGAGATAATATGATTAAATTTGGTGCAGTAGTAGGAAATCCACCATATCAAAAAAACTTAATTAAAAATAATGATAATCTTTCATTAGAAGATGAAAGTCAAATTAAAAAAAATACTTCACTTTCCAAACAATTGTTTCCATATTTTGTTATGATTGGCATGCAATTATCAAATAATTACACTTCAATGATTATTCCTGCAAGATGATTTGCTGGAAAAGGTCAAGATGGATCATTTGTAAAATTTCGCAAATTTATTAAAAACAAAAATAATATATTCCAGTTACATTTATTTGAAGATTCGCAAGTTATTTTTGAAGATGTAAAACTCGCTGGTGGTGTATGTTATTTCCTTTCTGACAGGAAAAATAATGAAAAATTAGATTTTATAAAGCATAATTCTAACGAGAAAGAAACAAAACAAGAAAGGGAACTATTTTTTGGAGATTTAGAATTTATTTTAAGAGATAAACGTGATTATTTTATTCTTGCTAAAATTTTGAAAAATAATTTCGCTTCTTTAAACCAGATCACACAACCTAGAAATGCATTTGGTATAAGCGGTAAAAATGAATATGTTAAAAAAATATCAAAAGAACAAGCTTTTAAAAATGGATACGAATTAATGTGTAGAGAAAATAAAATAAGATATATTAGTCGAGATAAAGTGCTTAAAAATAAAGAATTATTTGATAATTACAAAATTTTTATTTCTAAAACAGCAAAATTTAATCCTTTAGATAAAAAAATTCTCAAAGAACCTCTTGTCGCTAATCGAAAAACCGCTTGCACAGATTCTTTCATTCCTATTGGTAATTTTAAAAGTCTTAAAGAAGCTAAAAGTTTAGAAAAATATATCAAAACTAGATTTTTTAGATTTTTTGTTTCGCTTTTAAAAATTTCACAAAATACTTGTCAAAATGTTTATGAATTTGTGCCAATGCAAAATTTTACTAGTCGCTCAGACATAGACTGAGCGCAGTCGATAGGCGCAGTCGATGAACAATTATTTAATAAATATAATTTATCTACTAGCGAAAAAGAATACATCAAAACTTCAATCGAAGAGATGAATTAA
- a CDS encoding MSC_0775 family lipoprotein encodes MKKYWIFKKFILPISVLSGVSSSLILASCNSNTSQEPKINLSKEISSSNMLDDIQAKFNLTSSSEFFKFPENVDVSKIKFVNFVTYNYIGQFVKFDQNHLRSLLKKQFPKQEKFIDGLKFEIKYHSIRQNIDNKNQTLIPINIIHEFKDKKHLYEYRTVDFVVNNLGSGNEPKLQKLTNELNILTQLVNQNKPTIQVANEQVVQQVLQNYRLDELSNEQLNKLFKLTLTEVVNKKINDLWDKNHYMAKIFVNGISFDSTLNKAFVSIRVSISDNSAEVTKVLEKRKPQDPKLTRDDFVTGLGSFSNLNIGDNVKVELDYSQTALNSFLLNEQLSSLIKINIKDNSVATYNFKEMNLSDFSVYLPEQFSGLMLEKTKVIDAKNADFTFKLIDSKTKKEYTFTKHLGLGKYVDIFKPDFEEANPKAYNFVTGPLTKENLSKVNPSIFSEYGNKILSGGYDDLRGFYASSPKFPYQLHLGEDYLAPRKTPIIAPYDGEILGIVFHDYKDKTKHFGEGIGTTLLMRIKTADLDISPREREMHFKDAQYVYMGIIHLDQELTFKNQELGISSQQINQISKIKKLVNNKVVEQSDETVDTYATVLDPNTNKQVAITPKNPLKVKKGQVIAYIGDPSENGGWMTHAHISIVVSGTKNWNENGFWSAKKDYYENRLKSYDPQNPDLSKHSWAGIRVPGVYFSQLDQKRQVNSATPKIDSKTGDPILSVDNKGIDSGFKYSFAIFPIENLELRDSLRNPNILFKIRTKETFTFDINTLFNIEK; translated from the coding sequence ATGAAAAAATATTGGATTTTTAAAAAATTTATTTTACCCATCTCAGTTCTGAGCGGAGTTTCAAGTTCTTTAATTCTTGCTTCATGCAATAGCAATACATCGCAAGAACCAAAAATTAATTTAAGTAAAGAAATATCATCAAGCAACATGCTCGATGATATCCAAGCGAAATTCAATTTAACATCTTCATCTGAATTCTTTAAGTTTCCAGAAAACGTGGATGTAAGTAAAATTAAATTTGTAAACTTTGTTACATACAATTACATTGGACAATTTGTAAAATTTGATCAAAACCACTTAAGAAGCCTGCTTAAGAAGCAATTTCCTAAGCAAGAAAAATTTATCGATGGCTTAAAGTTTGAAATCAAATATCACAGTATTCGACAAAACATTGATAATAAAAATCAAACATTAATTCCGATTAATATTATCCACGAATTTAAAGATAAAAAACATTTATACGAATATCGAACTGTTGATTTTGTAGTTAATAATTTAGGTTCAGGAAATGAACCTAAATTGCAAAAACTCACTAATGAATTAAATATTTTAACTCAATTAGTTAATCAAAACAAACCAACAATTCAAGTTGCAAATGAGCAAGTAGTTCAACAAGTTTTACAAAATTATCGTTTAGATGAATTATCAAATGAGCAATTAAATAAATTGTTTAAACTTACACTAACAGAAGTTGTGAACAAAAAAATAAATGATCTTTGAGACAAAAATCATTATATGGCTAAAATCTTTGTCAATGGAATATCATTTGATTCAACTTTAAACAAAGCTTTTGTATCGATTAGAGTCTCGATCTCAGATAATAGTGCTGAAGTAACTAAAGTTTTGGAAAAACGTAAACCTCAAGATCCAAAACTCACTCGAGATGATTTTGTTACAGGACTTGGAAGCTTTTCAAATCTTAATATTGGAGATAATGTTAAAGTTGAATTAGATTATTCACAAACTGCTTTAAATTCATTTTTACTAAACGAACAACTTTCTTCATTAATTAAGATTAACATTAAAGACAATTCAGTCGCTACATACAACTTTAAAGAAATGAATCTTAGTGATTTTAGTGTTTATCTACCAGAACAATTTTCAGGTTTAATGCTCGAAAAAACTAAGGTAATTGATGCTAAAAATGCTGATTTTACTTTTAAACTAATTGATAGTAAAACTAAAAAAGAATATACATTTACTAAACACTTAGGATTAGGAAAATATGTAGATATCTTTAAACCAGATTTTGAAGAAGCTAATCCTAAAGCATATAACTTTGTTACTGGACCATTAACTAAAGAAAATCTTTCTAAAGTTAATCCGTCAATTTTTAGTGAATACGGAAACAAAATTCTTAGTGGTGGATATGATGACTTAAGAGGTTTTTACGCTTCTTCACCAAAATTCCCATACCAACTTCACCTTGGAGAAGATTATCTAGCTCCACGAAAAACCCCAATTATTGCTCCATATGATGGTGAAATTCTTGGAATAGTGTTCCATGATTACAAAGATAAAACCAAACACTTTGGCGAAGGAATTGGGACCACATTATTAATGAGAATTAAAACTGCTGATTTAGATATTTCTCCAAGAGAAAGAGAAATGCATTTTAAAGATGCTCAGTATGTGTATATGGGAATTATTCATCTTGATCAAGAATTAACCTTTAAAAATCAAGAATTAGGAATTAGTTCGCAACAAATTAATCAAATCAGCAAAATTAAAAAACTTGTAAACAATAAAGTGGTTGAACAGTCAGATGAAACTGTTGATACTTACGCAACTGTGCTTGATCCAAACACCAATAAACAAGTTGCAATTACTCCTAAAAATCCACTTAAAGTTAAAAAAGGACAAGTAATTGCTTATATTGGTGATCCAAGCGAAAATGGTGGATGAATGACTCATGCTCACATTTCAATAGTGGTTTCAGGAACTAAGAATTGAAATGAAAATGGATTTTGATCAGCTAAAAAAGATTATTACGAAAATAGATTAAAAAGTTATGATCCACAAAATCCAGATTTAAGCAAACATAGTTGAGCTGGAATTAGAGTGCCCGGAGTATATTTTAGTCAACTTGATCAAAAACGTCAGGTCAATTCTGCTACTCCTAAAATCGATTCAAAAACAGGAGATCCAATTTTAAGTGTTGATAATAAGGGGATTGATAGTGGGTTTAAATATTCATTTGCTATCTTTCCAATTGAAAATCTTGAACTTAGAGATAGTTTAAGAAATCCGAATATTTTATTTAAAATTCGTACTAAAGAAACCTTTACTTTTGATATTAATACCTTATTTAACATTGAAAAATAA
- a CDS encoding MAG4940 family membrane protein, with protein sequence MTPKQLLSVWWSSQGFFAEALASFLLVFLVLIFIFLTKAFKIKHQKLFLSATFTLATFVMYIQVWSASKYSFNSSPTPIGNPIFVFMQSVLQGFKFRGRTYSFDYQYKGIAYLIAGEFFGFILALGAFLVLFCPMKRYLSKINTKNKEIKSLTLIDVFKKEEPTVLGYALKEAIFIIIFCFALGYIFYIQNPQYGLSNYDVIVALSVVVFVLILVSSYFGFFAFNIFIDLFISAINLIYGIFATKTNIHAIKKPNFYQNDYSIYSFHMLISSALTIVIPFIVSFISIGIYQLTKGDGLNF encoded by the coding sequence ATGACACCAAAACAATTATTATCTGTTTGATGAAGTAGTCAAGGTTTTTTTGCTGAAGCATTAGCCTCTTTTCTGTTAGTTTTTCTTGTTTTAATATTCATTTTTCTCACTAAAGCGTTTAAAATTAAACATCAAAAACTTTTTCTTTCAGCAACATTTACACTCGCTACATTTGTTATGTACATTCAAGTGTGATCAGCCTCTAAATATTCATTTAATAGCTCACCAACACCAATCGGGAATCCTATTTTTGTGTTTATGCAATCTGTGTTACAAGGTTTTAAATTTAGGGGTAGAACATATTCGTTTGATTATCAATACAAAGGAATTGCCTATTTAATTGCTGGAGAGTTTTTTGGTTTTATTTTAGCTTTAGGTGCTTTTTTGGTCTTATTTTGCCCAATGAAAAGGTATTTAAGTAAAATCAATACTAAAAATAAGGAAATAAAATCACTTACTTTGATTGATGTTTTTAAAAAAGAAGAACCCACAGTCTTAGGATATGCACTTAAAGAAGCAATTTTTATCATTATATTCTGTTTTGCTTTAGGGTATATTTTTTATATTCAAAATCCTCAATACGGACTCAGTAACTATGATGTTATTGTGGCTTTAAGTGTAGTGGTTTTTGTTCTTATTCTTGTTTCAAGTTATTTTGGCTTTTTTGCCTTTAATATTTTTATTGATTTATTTATTAGTGCCATTAACTTAATTTATGGAATTTTTGCAACCAAAACTAATATCCACGCAATCAAAAAACCCAACTTTTATCAAAATGATTACTCAATTTATTCTTTCCATATGCTAATTTCTAGTGCTTTAACAATTGTTATTCCATTCATTGTAAGCTTTATTAGTATTGGAATTTATCAATTAACTAAAGGAGACGGATTAAACTTTTAA